The nucleotide sequence TCATacatcaattttgatttttttttttgacaaatcaatTTGGAAACATGAATacgcataaaaaaataaaatccatatATAGTTACGTCTCTTCAATTTCTTAGTGATaactataaaattattttagcaCGAATGCATTGATAAAATAGTGTAATTTTTCTTAGCGATAACTATGAAATCATACAtcaattttatacaaaaaagaaaaatcatatcaTGAAATATTGTCCCTACTAATCAAAATATATGGATTGGTTTCACAAATCTGGAAGATACAGCCTCAACATCGGTTTCACGAACAAACAAATACTCTCGTACTAAAAAACGGTGATGAATCTATTTATATTTAGGCATTTGATAAAGAATACTACATTGTTCTCCCATTCCACTTCTATTAGTAGTAGTAGTATTCTCTATAATTAGATACAACTTTGTTGAAATACATAtcttaaatagataaaattatACCATCGAATAGACCAAAAAAATAGGAGAAGATAACATTGGATCTAACAAGTGATTATTTTTATCTATCCACGCAAGGATTTGAAATCTAATTTGGTTTTGACCTTTTATCTCTTCCGTCATTGGTGGAGTTCCTATATATAGATGTTAgatgtatatatatacactGCTAAGTTAACGTGAGAAGTTATCAGAAATCTTTCATCAAAATCTTTCTCTGATCTTACATTCATTATTTCCAATTTCATTCAATCTCTTGGTTGCAAGGTTATCCTTCAACCTTGAGGTATTGTTCGATACTTAAAGATCAATCTGGccacattcattcattcatacaaatacaaatacagAAAGAAACTCGCAACAACATTCCTTACGTGAACATTTTTGCCAATAAGCATGGCTGGTGGAGGATTTACAACGGGTTCAAGTGATGTAATTTTTGAGGCGAAGATCACACCAGCCGTCATAGTATCTTGCATTATGGCTGCTTTCGGTGGTCTTATGTTTGGTTATGATATTGGTATTTCAGGTACATTTATATAGCCTTATTCTAAAGGTTTTTGTTCTGATTTTGTACTTATACGTTCTTATGATATTGGTAACTTGAGATCAAATTCTAACTAGATCAATCTatgttcaaattttatttatcttatgaCCAAAACTCCATAATACCTAAAACCATTTACCTTGGATTCTGAATGgtaatgataaaaaatataagcattattatatttaatgtGAGTGAATGAACGAATGCAGGGGGTGTGACATCAATGCCTAGTTTCTTGAAAGAGTTTTTTCCACAAATATACGAATGGATACAAGCACCTAAAAATGAAAGTAACTACTGCAAATATGATAATCAAATGCTTCAATTGTTCACATCTTCTCTTTACATCGCTGCCTTGGTAGCCTCCATGATTGCATCCCCGGTAACTAGAAAGCTTGGACGCAAACTTACTATGTTGCTTGCTGGAATTTTCTTCATTGCTGGCACTGCCTTAAGTGCTTTAGCAGGCACCCTTAGCCTCATCATTCTTGGCAGAATCATACTTGGTTGTGGTGTTGGTTTCGCCAATCAGGTCATTATATATTGAAATGATGATTTGCttattcaaatatattattagTTTAAAGAGTTTTTACACcatcaattaatcataatcataagaTAACCATGCATAAGATGTGCATGATACCACACCAATATATGCACTAGCTATCGCGCTATCGACATATGAAATATCTACTACAAAGCAGACCCAAAACAAAAGAATTCTTAATACCTGTAATTTTTGATTAATTGCAAAGAAATATACAATAATTTAAAGTTGCTGATTCTTGACTAATTGCAATTTTGACAAAACAGGCTGTGCCAGTTTTTCTATCTGAAATAGCACCAACAAGAATTCGTGGAGCACTTAACATTATGTTTCAGCTGAACATTACCATAGGAATTTTCATAGCAAACCTTGTCAACTGGTTTACATCAAAGTAAGTTAAATTTGATTAATAATCTTCATAAtaacattttaattaattgaaaactTTGAATAGTCTATAATAATTGTTTATATGAAAAACAGAATGGAAGGTGGATATGGGTGGAGAATATCATTGGCCGGAGCAATCATTCCAGCAGTTATGCTTACAGTGGGGTCTCTCATAGTGGATGATACTCCCAACAGTCTCATTGAAAGGGGTTTCGAGGAGAAAGGGAAAGCCGTTCTAAGAAAGATTCGTGGTGTtgaaaatattgagcccgagtTTGAAGACATACTCAGAGCTAGTAAAGTGGCTAATGAGGTCAAGAGCCCCTTCAAGGATCTTGTTAAGTCCCACAATCTCCCTCCTTTGATAATTGCCATATGTATGCAGGTAACTACTATTATCATTCATTATTGATCATGAACGAGTTAAATGCATAATACATTGAGattgatattttataaatgaGATCATAATGGAACCGATGAAACCTccaaattattattcaattagTTCAACTACGATTGAATTAGAggtcaaataaataataaaaaaaaattaagtaaaaaaaacatgttgagCTCTGTATGGTTGAAACTATTCAACCCAAATTTCAACCGGTTCAATTTGACTACGATACAACCGTTAACATACTACacattaatcaatttcaatttcaaacaacCAAACTGGTAGGTTCGGTCtgatttttacaataaataatatttggaCTGAGATTTAAATTGTAGGGCATGCGTAGGATCTAAACGCAAACTATATAGGCAATTTGTACATTTTAATCACCTATAGTATTTGGTTTGATTGATGTTCTGAAAAAACTTGTATTTTCTCTTGGTAAAGGTCTTCCAACAATTCACCGGCATCAATGCAATCATGTTCTATGCTCCAGTATTGTTCAACACTTTGGGATTTCACAATGATGCTTCACTTTACTCATCAGTGATCACAGGAGGTGTGAATGTCCTCTGCACCTTAGTGTCTGTATATTTTGTGGACAAAGTTGGGAGAAGGGTACTTCTATTGGAAGCATGTGTACAAATGTTTGTGTCGCAAGTTGTAATCGGCGTAGTGCTTGGGATGAAAGTCACAGATCACTCAGATAGCTTAAGCAAAGGCTATGCAATGTTGGTGGTGGTTATGGTATGCACATTTGTTGCATCTTTTGCATGGTCATGGGGTCCACTTGGTTGGTTAATTCCTAGTGAGACATTTCCTTTGGAGACTAGATCAGCTGGACAAAGTGTGACTGTGTTTACAAACATGTTGTTCACTTTTCTTATTGCTCAAGCTTTCTTGTCCATGTTGTGCCACCTTAAGTTTggaattttcttgtttttctctgCTTGGGTTTTTGTCATGGGAGTTTTCACGGTATTTTTTATTCCAGAGACAAAGAATATACCCATTGAAGATATGGCTGAGAAAGTATGGAAACAACATTGGTTCTGGAAGAGGTTTATGCATTGAATTTAAAGTCATGTAAATGGGAAAGTGAGTGTCTTACTAAGTATTTAATCTCATGTACTTGCTACAccgatcatatatatatatatcgaacAATGTTTAACTTGGAAGTAAAGTTTCGTGTGGGGCCATAAAcccaaatttaaattatttaagcatactcataaatttaaaaagacAAATTCTTATCTACACACTACAAAAAGTAGagtactaataaaaaaatgaattgtacAATTAAACTTTATTATTCTTAATAATTGTTAGGACGCATTAATAATCAAAGATCAAAATTAAGTAATTTGACTCGAATCCATTTGAAAGAATTCGAGTTTAGTTTTTggacaaaataattattagacAAATTTTACCTATCTTCATCCgaatttcaaattactagagTATTTTTCTTAGAAACCAAAAGAAACAACTCGGAGGGTTCAATTCTTGTGATGTTTTATGAGTATGCCGGACTCAGATTATGAGTTTGTTTGTTGCGGATACTATAGGGATAACTACCGCTCGTTTAATTtcgttgtaatttttttttgggcttCTAAGGCGTCATAGAtagcaaataataataataataaacaaacaaagaTCGAACACCATCATCAAACTAAATAAGTTTAAATAATTGTTAGGACCATGACCGTGTCAACTAATATTGAGGCATAAAgtgaattttaaaaatgtttattaaattatcacaatcaattatatttatcaTTTCTTTTCTCAATAGATAATTTAATCTTTGTTGAGACATCGTTGATAATAATTCATAGATATGATTTTattaaggttttttctagattacctttgaagattgatgagtaatttactcaccaaccaatgaaaatgagcaatttgttggtggggtcaagatagtttatggataccacttaaaaatgtgcttatgtggctaatgtgtattggttatggtaaattatccaccattctttCATGGGTACCGTAGTTGTCaccttttattaattttgattttgaaaagctATGTTCCACAGAAGAAACAATTATATGAATTGTGTGCTAGGAAAGACTCATCTTTTTGAGTTTATATaccattttagcttcttcaaaaaaaacattatttcctAAGTAAGAACCATTATTTTCGGTACAAGAAAAAGAATCAACTCTATTACTTAAGTATGTAAATTGGTGCATCAATTTTTACTTGTATATAAGAAGTCAGAATCAGAAAATTAGTACTTTCCTCGAAACtgcaaaagttaaaaatatatttttgtttgagcAGTGATATTTGGACAAccattttaaacaatttttgtgataattttttttttcactttttattggtcaaaaataatggagagagaataaaaacataatataagcATGAGACAGAAAGTTGTCCCAaagtgattgtacaaatatcattactctttttgTTTTagggaaaaagttaaaaatattgttGCTATATCATCACTATTAataataggaaaatgttaacgagtatcCCGTGACACTCTTTAAACACTTAAAATGgtaagtttttaatgaaaaattatgtattgaatgcattggaaattataatagttgattttttaaatgaataattactaaatttgggatgcttaaagagtgtccggAGACACTCGTTGACAAGATCCTTAATAATATAGAACTATAAAgtagttaaaaaatataaaaaaattagggcTAAACAAGAGTTTTACTGACCTAATTGTTGAGACAACCTTAATTAGCACATCACAAAAGTGAAATCATACATcaaactaaattataaaaaataataataataaaaaaaagtaagtaaaaaaatatacgtTAGaacaaattcaaaagaaaaatcaacaacaacaataataataataacaacagcaatcttcttttatatatttttgagtGAGGCTGCACCTTGCACCTCActagtagagctgtcaaaacgggcggtcCGGCCCGGCCCGGCTAAAAAGCCCGGTTTGAATATGGGCTGCAAAAAAtgagcccgagcccggccctatacgggttcccgggctaacgggccagccctggcccgtatttttttcttcccttttccattcttttaagTACGGAACATACATAAATATGTCGGGCCAGCCCGGGCCCTTATCAGTATTTTTGCTTGGCCTGAGTCTCTCACACACAACacagaccacaaaaaaaaaaaaaaaaaaacagttgtaTTTTTTGCGGGCTTCCGGGCAGCCCGGAGTCCGGACGGGCTAGCCTTAacgggccaagggcttttacgggccgggctaaaaagtcCTCTTCAATTTCAGGCTCCAATTATTGCCCAAGCCCTACATTTTATTCGGGCTTTCAGGCCGGCTCTTACGGccggcccattttgacagctctactcaCTAGCcttaaaaaacaacaacaataataatacttAATTGTATTTTGGGTCCCACCATTTTACCAATTTCACgaacataatttttcttttttaaaattaaactttttggTGCATCAATTTACACGTTTATTGTATTTTTAGTCTTAATCTATATTTTCGGTCACACATATTATGATATTTGGCCACGGAAGCAGTGATTTATAATCCAAATATTCAATCTCAAGAAGAAATATCACTCTTGAAATTTAAACTTTCTAGTTgtctaatttaacttttttttttttaactcattcatcttattttttatgatgtgaCCTGTTCATTTGACATTGGAGGATGACGAGGGGAAAGGGATGACTTTGGTGTAAAGTTTCAGTTTATAAATTTGGCCTCTTAGATGGGATAGTATTTTAGAGAgtagaaaaaatttaatttggtgGAAGAATTACTATATTATTGAGAGGGGTGACGAAATGAGTGAAGGGAGGTGGTTTTCTGATAATGTATCTAAGAAAACTAGGAATGGTACTAATATGTTGTTTTGGCATGAACCATGGTTGGGTTGGGATGTGTTAAaggcagtggcggagccacggATGGCCATGGCCTACCCATTATTTTTgggaaattaccaaaatacccttgagTTAATATGAAATATACAACCATGACACTATCACTTTTTTCTGAAACAACGCTCTTCTCTCTTCTGTCTGGCCTTGCGCGAGTTCAACTTTCTTCTCTCTAGACCaatccggcgcggcggcgcccTCTATCTCTTTGTCGAAGCTCACCACACACTTACTCATCTTCTTTCTGTATCA is from Medicago truncatula cultivar Jemalong A17 chromosome 1, MtrunA17r5.0-ANR, whole genome shotgun sequence and encodes:
- the LOC11417333 gene encoding sugar transport protein 13, with translation MAGGGFTTGSSDVIFEAKITPAVIVSCIMAAFGGLMFGYDIGISGGVTSMPSFLKEFFPQIYEWIQAPKNESNYCKYDNQMLQLFTSSLYIAALVASMIASPVTRKLGRKLTMLLAGIFFIAGTALSALAGTLSLIILGRIILGCGVGFANQAVPVFLSEIAPTRIRGALNIMFQLNITIGIFIANLVNWFTSKMEGGYGWRISLAGAIIPAVMLTVGSLIVDDTPNSLIERGFEEKGKAVLRKIRGVENIEPEFEDILRASKVANEVKSPFKDLVKSHNLPPLIIAICMQVFQQFTGINAIMFYAPVLFNTLGFHNDASLYSSVITGGVNVLCTLVSVYFVDKVGRRVLLLEACVQMFVSQVVIGVVLGMKVTDHSDSLSKGYAMLVVVMVCTFVASFAWSWGPLGWLIPSETFPLETRSAGQSVTVFTNMLFTFLIAQAFLSMLCHLKFGIFLFFSAWVFVMGVFTVFFIPETKNIPIEDMAEKVWKQHWFWKRFMH